A segment of the Niveibacterium umoris genome:
GCACCACTTGGCGCGCTGTTCGATCTGGCCGAGCGCCACGATGCCTGGCTGATGATCGACGACGCGCATGGCCTTGGCGTCATCGGGCCGCAAGGTCGCGGCGCGCTGCGTGCCTTCGGCCTCGCGTCACCCCGCGTGCTGTACGTCGGCACGCTCGGCAAGGCCGCTGGCGTGTCCGGCGCGTTCGTCGCCGGCGCTGCGCCGGTGGTCGAATGGCTACTACAGAAAACGCGCACCTACATCTTCACCACGGGCATGCCACCCTTGCTGGCAGACACCATCAGCGCCGCAGTCGGGCTGCTGGAAGCCGCCGACGAGCGCCGCATGCATGTGGCCGAGCTGATCTCACAACTGCGCCGCGGATTGAGGCAGCCGGAGCGGCTGATCCCGTCGACCACGCCGATCCAGGCCTACGTTGTCGGCGAGAACCAGGCTGCGCTCGATCTTGCTGGCGCGCTGTTTGCGGAGGGACTCTGGGTGCCCGCAATCCGTCCGCCGACGGTGCCTCAGGGCACCGCAAGGCTGCGGATTTCGCTCTCGGCCGCGCATACCGCATCGCAGGTCGCCACACTGGTCGACGCGATCAATCGTCATACCCCATGAGTCACGAGATCCTTGCGTGGCACGGCTGGGGCTTCGGCCCCGCAGCTTTCGCTCCCCTCTGCGAAGCGCTCCCACCGACGCTGAGGCTCGCAGCGCCCGAACTCGCCGCGCCGGCGAGCGGGTCGTTCGATGAATGGGTTTCTGCGTTGACCGCCACGGTACATCCGCATCAGATCCTGCTCGGTTGGTCGCTCGGCGCGCAACTCGCACTCGCTGCGGTTGCCGCCGGCGCGAGGCCGCGCGCACTGGTGCTGATCGCCGCCACGCCTCGCTTCGTCGCTTCGCCGGACTGGCCCCACGCACTCGATCACAAGACCGTCGAGTCCTTCCGGAACGGATTCGCCACCCAGCCCGAGCAGACGCTGCAGCGCTTTCTCGCCTTGCAGGCACTCGGTGACCGGCAACGGCGCGCGGTGACGGCTACCCTCGCCGCGGCCCGCACGCCCTCCATCATGGCGCTCGCACCAGCGCTCGACGCCCTGATCGGATGCGACCTGCGCGACCGGGTCGGCGAGGTCAGCGTTCCGACACTGCTGCTGCACGGCGGGCACGACGCGCTGATGCCGCGCTCGGCAGCGATCTGGCTGGCGGACCGCATGCCTGGCGCGAGGCTCGAGACCTTTGCCGACTGCGGCCACGCGCCGCATGTTTCCGAACCGGCAGCGGTAAGCCGCGCGCTGAATGACTTCATCGGGCCACTCGCCGATGCATGATCCCGCTTCTTTCGCCGGCGCATCGTCGCCCACGGCGCTGCGTGAACAGCGCAAGCAGATCCGTGCGGCGTTCGGCGCTGCAGCGTCCGCATACGACCTTCATGCCGAGGTGCAGCGCGCCATCGTTGCGGATCTGGCCGCCTGGAGCAGCGACGCCGCCCTGCCCGCGGGGCCGATTCTCGACGCGGGTTGCGGCACCGGATTCGCGAGCACGCTGCTGCGTGGCCACGGTCGACCAATCATCGGTCTCGACATTGCGGCAGAGATGGCCGCCCGCGCTTGCGGCCGCGGCGAATCCGGAATCGTGGCGGATATCGAGCAACTCCCCTTGCGCGCTGGCAGCGTCGCGGGCTACTGGTCCAGCCTTGCCTGGCAGTGGTGCGCTGCTGACCGTGCCGCACGTGAAGCCGCACGCGTCCTGTGCAAGGGCGGCCGCCTGCAGCTTGCAACGCTGGGCCCGGAGACGCTGGCAGAACTGCGCGACAGCTTTGCCGTGATTGACGCGGCCGAACATGTGCGCGCCTTCGAAGCCCCTGATGCGGTCATCGCCGCACTGAAGCAGGCAGGTTTTTCCGCGATCCGCAGCGAACGGCACAGCCGTGCCGGCCACGCACCCGACCTTGCGCACCTGCTGCGCGACATCCGCGGCGTTGGCGCACACACGCTCGGCGGCGGCAGGCGGCGCGGCATGCTCGGCAAGCACGCGTGGCTAAGGCTGTGCGAACGCTACGAGACCTACCGCGAGCCGCAAGGGCTACCGGCGCGTTACGATGTTCTGATGTTCGAGGCGACCCGCTGATGCACTACTACTTTGTTACCGGTACCGATACCGAAATCGGCAAGACCTTCACCACCTGCGCCCTGCTTCATGCCGCGCGCGCGGCGGGTCTGGAATCCGTCGGCTACAAGCCGATCGCCGCTGGCGCGGAAGAATTCGATGGCGTGTGGTCGAACGAGGATGCGCGCCGACTGCGGGCCGCATCAACGCCCGGTTACACGCTCGGCCAGATCAACCCGGTGTGCCTGCGCGAGGCGGTTGCGCCGCACATCGCCGCCGCGGCCGAAGGTGTCGCGCTCGATGTGCCGCCGCTCGTCGCGGGCTTCGAAGCACTTGCTGCGCGCGCCGACTGCGTACTGGTCGAAGGCGTCGGCGGCTTCCGCGTACCGCTCGACGAGCGGCTCGACACGAGCGATCTGGCGCTGGCCTTGCACCTGCCGGTGATCCTCGTGGTCGGCATGCGGCTCGGTTGCATCAACCACGCCCTGCTCACCGCCGAAGCCATCACGGCGCGCGGTCTGCCGCTCGCCGGCTGGGTCGCCAACACGCTGTCGCCGACGATGAGCCGCTTCGACGAGAACCTCGCCGCGCTCGAATCGCGCCTTGCGGCGCCCCTGCTCGGCGTGTTGCCCTACTGCGAGGCCGGGCCGGCCGCACTTGCCGACCGGGTGCGGCTGCCCGGCACGGTATAATCCGGCCTCAATCCGCTGGAATCTCCACATGAAACGCTCCCGCTTCGGCCGCCGCAGCGGCCTGTCCCGCGATGCTGAGAACCTCACCTGGCTCGCTGTGGGCCTTGCTGAATCCGGCAGTCGCGCCGAAGACTGCTTCTGGGAGAGCCGCCTGGCCGACCAGGTCGAGAAACTGCTCGACGAGGGTGACGAAGACACGCTCAACAGCGCGCTTGACCACCTCTATGCCACGCAGGCGAATGCCTACGACGAACTGGCGGACTTGATCGAATCGCGCGCCGAGTCCGGCACACCCGACAGCGGCGAGTTCGACGTGCTGCTGCTTGCTGCGCCAGTGATGGCGTGGTCGCGTTTCGCCATCGCCGCAGCCCCGGTTCCGCCCGCGCAACTGGCCAACCTGCGGGTACACCTGCAGGCGCACGTGCTGGCGGATGGCGTCAAGCTTGGCATGGCCGACTTCCTGTTTTCGCCGGACCAATTGCCGCAAGGCTATTGCGAAACGCGCCGCTTTGCCGTGGCGCTGGGCGAAGCTGCTGCCGTCGGGCAAAACCTGCACATCGCGACAGAGGCGCTGCCCGAAACGGCGAAGTTCCTCTCCGATGTCCGCTACATCCTCGCCGCCGCGGTCGTGCCGCGCGGCGCCCCCTTGTTCCGCTGGCAGGAACGCGACGGCAATCGCGAGCACGCACTGTCGCAGTGGCGCACGCAGGGCGGCGCCGTAATCGCGACGATGATGCCCGGCTGCGCACTCGAAGTGGTGCTGCCCGATGCCTACTTCGCCGCCAGCCGTCAGGCCGACCGCGACTCGCGCCCCTACTCACTGCGCGCGTCGGTGGCCTTCCTCACCACCACGCTCGAAACGCCGCCCGACACACTGCGCGCGATCATTGCGCCCTTCCACGACCGGCAACTCGAGGAATACCGCATCGGATTCACCCGCAAGGGGTCGGATGACGTGATCCACGGTGTCGTGTGGCCGCTGCTCGGCCCGGAAGACGAGAACAGCGAGATTCCGCAGCAGATCGAGGCGGCCCTGCGTGCCTGCGGCATGACCGACATCCTGCAACTCGATACGCGATTTCCGCTTGAGTATTGCGACGATTGCGGCGCACCGATGTATCCGTCGCCGGACGGCGAAGCCGTCCATGCGGAACTGCCGGAAGACAGCGCTGAAGCGGTGCCGCGGCATCTGCACTGAACCGTAACCGCTTTTCGCGGTCGACCCGCGGACAAGGGCAATTCGACTCGGCAGGGGGATACGGATGACACGCAAATTTCAACGGCCGGACGCGGAATGGCGGAAACAGCTCGACGCCGAGCAGTTTCATGTAACGCGGGAAAAAGGTACCGAGCGGGCGTTCACCGGTGCCTACTGGAACGTCTGGGACAAGGGCGAGTACCGCTGTGTGTGCTGTGGCAGCGCGCTGTTCCGCTCCGAAGACAAGTTCGACGCAGGCTGCGGCTGGCCCAGCTTTTCAACCGCTGCGGTCGCCGAGAACGTTGAAACCGCGGCCGACCACAGCTACGGCATGCGCCGCACCGAAGTGCTCTGCACCCAGTGCGGTGCGCATCTTGGTCATGTGTTCGAAGACGGCCCGCAACCGACCGGCTTGCGCTACTGCATCAATTCGGCCTCGCTCCAGCTCAAGAAGGACAGCGAGGGCGGCTGAGCCGCGCCGTTATTCGCGCAGCGCCGCAGCGGTGCGACTGACGAAGTCGCGCCGCGCCAACACGATCAGCACGACGGTGCTCATGCCGATGAAGACCCAGCCGTTGATGCACCAGCTCACCACCGCCAGACCGAAGTAGTAAGCACGTATTCCGGAATTGAAGGCATCTCCGGCGCTGGTGTTCACCTCCGCCTGCTTGCGCGCTGCACGCTCCTTGATCTCGTCGCTCGCGCCTGGCGCCGGCGCCGCGCCGATCACGATGGAAAGCACATTGAACTGGCGCAGCGACCAGGTGAAATTGAAGTAGGCGACGACAAAGATCACCAGCAGCATCAAGAGCTTGAATTCGAGCAACTCGCGACTGGTGTGCGCCGCGAAGGGCAGATCGGCGGTTGCGTTGAGCACACGGTCAAGGCCGCCGACCAGTGCCATCAGACCGGCCAGGATGTAGACCGAGGTGTTGGCGTAGAACGAGACGCTGCCCATCAGGTGCCCGACCAGCGAGACATCGGCCACCCGGTTTTCGCGCTCCATCATCTGCCGTGCCCAGGTCAGGCGCTCGCGGTGGGTGCCGCCCAGCAGGTTGTGCGCACCGTCGTTGCCGCGTTCGACGATGACACCGTAGCCGACCCAGCAGACCAGGAACCAGGCGAGCCCGATCCAGTCGAGCGGACCGAGCAGGTGAAGGAGTCCCGAAAACATCATTGCTCCAGAAGGAAGTCGCGGACCGGCGCGATCTGCGCCGGGTCCATCAGCATCGGCGCGTGCCCCACGCCGGGTATTTCAAGTATCCGCGCCTGCGGGCCGCGGCGCCCCATCTCCTGATGCGTCGCGGCGGTAAGCAAGTCGGATTCCGCGCCGCGCAGTACCAGGGTCGGGCAGCGAATGCCGTCGTACAGCGGCCACAGATCGACATCATTGAGTACCGGGGCTGCGCGGAAGACTTCGCCAATGCCGGGGTCGTAGATCATCTCGAAACCGCCCTCTGCACGACTGCGCAGCGAGGTCAGCGTGAGGTGGCGCCATTGATCGTCGCTGAGCGGGCCAAACGGGGCACTCACCGCGCGGATGTAGGCCTCGGCGGCAGCGTAGTCGGGGAAGACCGGCGCACGGCCGACGTACTCGCCGATCCGGCGCAGCGATGCGCCGGTGACCAGGGGGCCGACATCGTTGAGCACCAATCGCGCGATCGGTTGGTCCGGCTGCGCCGCGATCGCCATGCCGATCAGGCCCCCCATCGAGGTACCGACCCAGTGCACCTGCTCGGCGCCAGACCGCGCGATCAGCACCATCATGTCCGAGACGTATTGCGGCAGGCCGTAATTGGCTTTGTTCGGCAGCCAGTCGCTGCGGCCGCGCCCGACAACATCCGGGCAGATCACCCGGTAATGGGACGACAGCGTGTGCGCGAGCGTGTCGAAGTCGCGACCGTTACGGGTCAGCCCGTGCACGCAGATGAGTACCCGATCGTTGTGCGGGTCGCCCCACTCGATGTAGTGCATCCGGTGCAGGCGCTGGGGATTGGCGCATCGCACCCAACCCTCGCGCGGCGACGCAGACGGCCGCCCACCGAACAATGCCCTGATGCCCGCAAGCATGTGGCCTCCAATGCACTCCGACTCCGATGCGGCGAGTCTATCACCGCGTCGCCGCGAATCCGGTATGCCAGTAACGCTGCGCCGTTTCGCGCCAACGCTCGACAGCGATACCTTCCGCATCGACATGCAGGCGGATCGCGCCGTCGCGGTCGGTGCGCAGATCGGTCGCGCCGGCTTCGCGATAACGTGCGGCGACCTCGTCATGCGGATGGCCAAAGCGGCTGCGATAGCCGACCGAGTACATCACCCAGGCCGGCGCAAGTGCCGCGATGAATGGCGCACCGGAGGAACTGCGGCTGCCATGATGCGGCGCCACCACGACGTCGGTGGGCGCGAGCGCCCCGGCCGCGGCGAGTTCGTCTTCGGAGGCCAGTTCGATATCGGCCGCCAGCAGCACCGCATGGGCGCCGGCACTGACCCGCAGCACGCAACTGTTGCGATTGCCGCCAAGGGCGTGGTCCGGCGACGGATGCAGCACATCGAAATGCACGCCATCCCACTCCCAGTGCTCGCCGCGCACGCAGGGGCGCAGTGCCGGCAGCGTGCCACGCAGCGGATGCGGTTCCGGCAACGACGCCATCGTCTGCGCGACCGCTATTGCATCGATGATCGCCAGTGCGCCGCCAGAGTGGTCGCTGTCGTCGTGACTGACCACCAGCCCGTCGAGGCGCGCAACACCTTCGCCTCGCAGGTAAGGCACGACAATGCGCTGCCCGGCGTCACTGCTGATGCCGTAACGCGGCCCGGTATCGAACAACAGATCGTGACTGGCGGTGCGCACATGCGTTGCGAGCCCCTGCCCGACGTCCAGCATCACCAGATCGAAACTGCCTTGCGGTGGGCGTGGCGGCTGCCAGCACAGCAGCGCGATGAATACTGCAGCCGCCGCGCCACGACCGGGCACCCCCCGCGGTGCCAGCAACCACAGCGCCGCCGCGCTTGCCGCGAGGACCAGCACGCCCGGCGCTGCCGCCTGCTGCCAGATGGCCCATGCCGGCGCTGCGAGCCAGTCGAGTCCGCGCGCCAGCCAGTCGAACAGCCACGCCGCGACATCGAGTGAGGGCGCCCAGTCGCACACCACGAACAACAACTCCAGCGGCAAGAGCACAAAGGTCACCAAGGGCACCGCAACCAGATTAGCGAGCGGCGCTACCAACGAGACCTGGCCTGTCAGTGCCAGCAAGGCGGGCGCCAGACCGAGCCCGATCGCCCACTGCGCCGCCAACCAGCTGCGCACCGCAGAACTGCCCTGCGTCTGCCCTGCCCCCCATAGCAGCAAGGCCACGGCAACGAACGACAGCCAGGTCCCCTTGCTCAACACACACCACGGGTCCCACAACAGCACCGCCACCAGCGCCGAGGCCAGCGCCAGCGCAGGGCGCACGGTGCGCCCGCCATGCGTCGCCAGCGCAACCATGCCGAGCATCACCAATGAGCGCTGCGCCGGCACCGCGGCACCCGCGAGCGCCACATAGCCGGTCGCGGCCAGCAAGCCGAACAATGCCCCCGCTGCCTGCGCAGGAAGCCGCAACGCCAGCCACGGCACGCGGCGCCAGAATCCGGCCAGCGCTGCTCCGGCCACCAGCGCCCACACCGTGACATGCACGCCGGAGATTGATATCAGGTGCGTAATACCGCTGCGCGCGAACAGGCGCCATTGCTCGGCGCTGACAGCGTCCTGGTCACCGATCGCCAGCGCCACCAGCACGCCGCGCCAAGGGGACTGCGGCAGCGCGCGTTCGAATCGATCGCGTATCGACTGGCGCAGGCGTTCGACCGCGATCATCGGAGCGCTCACCTCATCCGCAATCATGTGGGCGGTGGCAACCTCGCGGACATAGCCCGTCGCGCCAACGCCCTCTGCAAGCAACATCGCCTCGCGATCGCTGCCATGCGGGTTCAGTGTGCCGTGCGGGCGTTTGAGCCGTACCGTCAGACGCCATACCTGCCCTGCCCGCAGGTCGGGAATCCCGGCGCTCGCCGAGCGATACCAGCTGATCTGCAGGTGCGAGGGGATGCCACGCGGCGCGTCCAGCGTCTCGAAGACGAATCCGCTGCCGTGATCCACCTTGCGCGGCATCTCGGCAATGCGGCCGGTGACAGCGACATCGATGCCTTCCAGCCCCGCGGCGAGACGATCCGATAGTCGCGATTCGGCGCGCAGGCTCGTGGCGCCAAACCCCACCGCCGAGGCGGCTACAAACACAAGGACGAAGGCGGTGCGCCTGCCGCAGCGAGGCGCGCAAGGGATCAACAGCCCGACCCCGCCAGCCACCGCGAGGCATAGCGCCAGGCCATGTGTCGGCAGCACGGCTTGCGACTGCAGCATCACCGTGCCCAACAACAAACCCGCCGCCAATGGAAAGATCAGTGCCACACGCCCGACGCAATGCCATATGCATGAAGCTGAGTATTGTCGCCGCCACCGCCGTAAGCGCGCGTGGAGCGCTTCACATGCGCGCCCGGGCGCCAGAGTGGCCCGATGATCTCGCGCAAGAATCCATGCACTACCGCTCAAGACCGGGATGCGGCCGCCGATATGCGTCGAATCGACTTGCGCGATCAAGGTTGTCACGACAGAGGCTGGCAGCGAGAATTTGCCAGCCAGCGCCTGGAAACCGGTAACGAACGTCGTTACGCCGCGCGGCGCAAGAGAAAGGACCGCATTGGATACCGGCTTCGCCAGCACCGCTGAGCGCGACGCGGCGCTCGCCGCCTTGAATGCCCTCACGGCGCGCATCGAGTACGAACCGCGTACGGTCGTGGAATTGGCGAACGCGCTGTACGCCGAGGCGGATGAGGCCCTGATCCGCGGCGCAGCATTGGTGCAGCGCGGTGCGGCCCAGCGCATTCTCGGTCAGCACGGCGAAGCGCTTGCGTCGCTCCAGGCAGCCCTGTACGAACTTGCAGACACCGACGACCTTGACTGGCAGGG
Coding sequences within it:
- a CDS encoding DUF2863 family protein; the protein is MKRSRFGRRSGLSRDAENLTWLAVGLAESGSRAEDCFWESRLADQVEKLLDEGDEDTLNSALDHLYATQANAYDELADLIESRAESGTPDSGEFDVLLLAAPVMAWSRFAIAAAPVPPAQLANLRVHLQAHVLADGVKLGMADFLFSPDQLPQGYCETRRFAVALGEAAAVGQNLHIATEALPETAKFLSDVRYILAAAVVPRGAPLFRWQERDGNREHALSQWRTQGGAVIATMMPGCALEVVLPDAYFAASRQADRDSRPYSLRASVAFLTTTLETPPDTLRAIIAPFHDRQLEEYRIGFTRKGSDDVIHGVVWPLLGPEDENSEIPQQIEAALRACGMTDILQLDTRFPLEYCDDCGAPMYPSPDGEAVHAELPEDSAEAVPRHLH
- a CDS encoding DUF599 domain-containing protein translates to MFSGLLHLLGPLDWIGLAWFLVCWVGYGVIVERGNDGAHNLLGGTHRERLTWARQMMERENRVADVSLVGHLMGSVSFYANTSVYILAGLMALVGGLDRVLNATADLPFAAHTSRELLEFKLLMLLVIFVVAYFNFTWSLRQFNVLSIVIGAAPAPGASDEIKERAARKQAEVNTSAGDAFNSGIRAYYFGLAVVSWCINGWVFIGMSTVVLIVLARRDFVSRTAAALRE
- a CDS encoding DNA internalization-related competence protein ComEC/Rec2, whose product is MALIFPLAAGLLLGTVMLQSQAVLPTHGLALCLAVAGGVGLLIPCAPRCGRRTAFVLVFVAASAVGFGATSLRAESRLSDRLAAGLEGIDVAVTGRIAEMPRKVDHGSGFVFETLDAPRGIPSHLQISWYRSASAGIPDLRAGQVWRLTVRLKRPHGTLNPHGSDREAMLLAEGVGATGYVREVATAHMIADEVSAPMIAVERLRQSIRDRFERALPQSPWRGVLVALAIGDQDAVSAEQWRLFARSGITHLISISGVHVTVWALVAGAALAGFWRRVPWLALRLPAQAAGALFGLLAATGYVALAGAAVPAQRSLVMLGMVALATHGGRTVRPALALASALVAVLLWDPWCVLSKGTWLSFVAVALLLWGAGQTQGSSAVRSWLAAQWAIGLGLAPALLALTGQVSLVAPLANLVAVPLVTFVLLPLELLFVVCDWAPSLDVAAWLFDWLARGLDWLAAPAWAIWQQAAAPGVLVLAASAAALWLLAPRGVPGRGAAAAVFIALLCWQPPRPPQGSFDLVMLDVGQGLATHVRTASHDLLFDTGPRYGISSDAGQRIVVPYLRGEGVARLDGLVVSHDDSDHSGGALAIIDAIAVAQTMASLPEPHPLRGTLPALRPCVRGEHWEWDGVHFDVLHPSPDHALGGNRNSCVLRVSAGAHAVLLAADIELASEDELAAAGALAPTDVVVAPHHGSRSSSGAPFIAALAPAWVMYSVGYRSRFGHPHDEVAARYREAGATDLRTDRDGAIRLHVDAEGIAVERWRETAQRYWHTGFAATR
- the bioD gene encoding dethiobiotin synthase, which encodes MHYYFVTGTDTEIGKTFTTCALLHAARAAGLESVGYKPIAAGAEEFDGVWSNEDARRLRAASTPGYTLGQINPVCLREAVAPHIAAAAEGVALDVPPLVAGFEALAARADCVLVEGVGGFRVPLDERLDTSDLALALHLPVILVVGMRLGCINHALLTAEAITARGLPLAGWVANTLSPTMSRFDENLAALESRLAAPLLGVLPYCEAGPAALADRVRLPGTV
- the msrB gene encoding peptide-methionine (R)-S-oxide reductase MsrB — protein: MTRKFQRPDAEWRKQLDAEQFHVTREKGTERAFTGAYWNVWDKGEYRCVCCGSALFRSEDKFDAGCGWPSFSTAAVAENVETAADHSYGMRRTEVLCTQCGAHLGHVFEDGPQPTGLRYCINSASLQLKKDSEGG
- the bioF gene encoding 8-amino-7-oxononanoate synthase, producing MPVWDALDAEFTSLDAAGLRRRRRTIGERHGVNMVVDGHSAINFCANDYLGLADHPTLVEAAIAGARRWGVGSGASHLVSGHFGAHHEAEARLAAYVGAETALLFSTGYMVNAGVMAALVGRGDAVFADRLNHASLVDGALLSRAELHRYPHGDVDALDRHLRESNARRKLIVTDSVFSMDGDIAPLGALFDLAERHDAWLMIDDAHGLGVIGPQGRGALRAFGLASPRVLYVGTLGKAAGVSGAFVAGAAPVVEWLLQKTRTYIFTTGMPPLLADTISAAVGLLEAADERRMHVAELISQLRRGLRQPERLIPSTTPIQAYVVGENQAALDLAGALFAEGLWVPAIRPPTVPQGTARLRISLSAAHTASQVATLVDAINRHTP
- a CDS encoding alpha/beta fold hydrolase — its product is MLAGIRALFGGRPSASPREGWVRCANPQRLHRMHYIEWGDPHNDRVLICVHGLTRNGRDFDTLAHTLSSHYRVICPDVVGRGRSDWLPNKANYGLPQYVSDMMVLIARSGAEQVHWVGTSMGGLIGMAIAAQPDQPIARLVLNDVGPLVTGASLRRIGEYVGRAPVFPDYAAAEAYIRAVSAPFGPLSDDQWRHLTLTSLRSRAEGGFEMIYDPGIGEVFRAAPVLNDVDLWPLYDGIRCPTLVLRGAESDLLTAATHQEMGRRGPQARILEIPGVGHAPMLMDPAQIAPVRDFLLEQ
- a CDS encoding alpha/beta fold hydrolase; its protein translation is MSHEILAWHGWGFGPAAFAPLCEALPPTLRLAAPELAAPASGSFDEWVSALTATVHPHQILLGWSLGAQLALAAVAAGARPRALVLIAATPRFVASPDWPHALDHKTVESFRNGFATQPEQTLQRFLALQALGDRQRRAVTATLAAARTPSIMALAPALDALIGCDLRDRVGEVSVPTLLLHGGHDALMPRSAAIWLADRMPGARLETFADCGHAPHVSEPAAVSRALNDFIGPLADA
- a CDS encoding methyltransferase domain-containing protein, which produces MHDPASFAGASSPTALREQRKQIRAAFGAAASAYDLHAEVQRAIVADLAAWSSDAALPAGPILDAGCGTGFASTLLRGHGRPIIGLDIAAEMAARACGRGESGIVADIEQLPLRAGSVAGYWSSLAWQWCAADRAAREAARVLCKGGRLQLATLGPETLAELRDSFAVIDAAEHVRAFEAPDAVIAALKQAGFSAIRSERHSRAGHAPDLAHLLRDIRGVGAHTLGGGRRRGMLGKHAWLRLCERYETYREPQGLPARYDVLMFEATR